Genomic DNA from bacterium:
GACTTAAGCAATATCATTATTACCGATTTTTCTTGCCGTTGATAATATTCACACCTCTCTGTTAACAGAATTAAACCTTATGCAAAATACTTTTTTAGTATCTCGTTTTCAGAACAATATTACCAAGGTCTTTAATTTGATCCTGTGTGGTAAAAATTGTTCTGCCTTTCTTTGCAAGTACTTCCCAAGCTATGTTGCTGGTAATGTCATCGATAGCGCCTTGTGTTCTAGGATCTTCAATTATATCAAAAGTTCTTTCAGTTTTCATTAATACAGGCTGTACAAAATTTCGATGTATAATCAAAAGTTCACCTCTGCCGTCAATAGCCGCCTGATAAATTTCCTGAAGATCTGTTACTACTTTGCCCTGAGCAACCGCCTCTTTCATTTCCTCTATAGCCATAGCCATGCGTTCCTGCTGTAAATTATTAATCAGCCCCCAGGTTTGTTGAACGACTTGATGGGGAGCTCTTCTGTTATAGTCAATTTTAACAAATCCATGATATACTTCCGGTTTATCAGCTACCTGAATGAGCAGACTATAATTATCAACGGTGCATACTACAATACAATTCAGACCTGTCTCGTTATAAACTTTTACAAGAGATTTATCTATCCTGTTAAAATATTTTCTAATCAAATCATCTACATATTCCGGATCGCTTTTCCTCTCCGGAAAGAAAATATTATGTGTGTTTTCCGGAAAAGGGAAGTCATCATTTATGATTTCCCCAATTATTCCGTCATTTATCGCTTCGTATAAATTAACCCCGCCTTGCGAAAGTACCATCACCAAATAAGGCTCACTTTGGTTATAAGCTTTAATCAACGAACGGATGGCAAAAGTATTAGAAACATGTACCCGATTTTGACGTATAGACCAAGGTAGTTTTACAATCTCTTCTGTATCGTTTGATAAGAACAGGTGAAGACTCTCCAAATTAAAATTCACATCAATTTCATTTTGCACTGTTGCGATTTTCTCTAGTAGCACTTCGTTTGATTTCTTACCAAACTCTTTAACTACTCTCTTTTCTGCTTCTTTTAGCAGATTCTTTAAAATGATTTTATCCTGTGCGTTGTCCGGATGCGTACGATGTGTATTGAATGAAATGGTAACGCAAGGAGTATTTTTTTCACTTCCCAATTGCATTAATAATTCTTTTAGTGCCATAGTCTTCCCTCCTACTCTTTGTTAATAATTTTTATTAAATATTGTGTTTAATTCAATCCTGCATGGTGAAAATAACAGAGGTTCAGATTAAATTAGCTTTATGTTATCCAGGACAGTGTAGATTACTTAAAGCTCTTAGCTAGTTTGCCCCCACTCGGACATTATAATTCCCAGGTTCAAATTTCGAATTTTACTATTTGATTTATCTTTGATTTTACTTTCAACTGCAATTGAATAGCCTAAAAATATAAGTTGAACAGCTTGTGTTATTTCGTCTTCAGATATAATCGCACTTCTATTATCTGATAGAAATTTAATTGCTTCCTCTCTAAAATTATTTAATCTAAAGATTTCCAGCCTCTCTTTATTCATTTTGTATCATTGTTTAGCTAATTCTTATACGAATATATGTTCGGTTTCATACTCATTAATGAGGGCAGGTTTATATCTTTCACCTGATAATCCCAGAGAAAATGAATATAACATTTTTCGTGTTATTAGTTTCACGGTACATTTATCGGTATTAAACTCTTCAGATAATTTATTCTCTAATTTTTCAAGTAAAGAGAACCTGTTATCGTCATCGAAAATTGATAACGGGCTGGAGTTCAGCCTTTCAAACTGATTTTCTACAAGCTCAACGATGTCTTCTAAAAAATATACATCGAAGCCTTCCATCTTGATTAGAAGAAGAGCAGGTATATCTAAAATTTCTTTCTGGATACCAGGCATTATATATTCTTTTCCGACAATAGGGATCTCGACCAAATAATTTCTTGAATAATCAAATGATGAATTTTTTGTAACCTTGAACTGGCATTTGTATTTCATTGAATGCTTTTGTCTGGTATTTCGAGGGCATTTTTCAATGAAAAATGGAAAACTAAAAATTAAATCAATTGATCTTGCATCAATTGAATTCAAATAACTAACTATTTTATTCGACAACTGCTGTAAGCCAACATAATCATCACTATTACATATGATTCCAAGTATGTTTGTTTCGAATTGCTCTTCGAATATTTTTTCAATCATTGCATGGATTGATAAACAGGTTATTGAGTGTTTTCCCCTTCAGCCTTTGCTTTTCTACCAACCTTTAATGGAAATTCTAATCCTTCGATACAAACTTCGAGCAAATTTTTTTTGACTGTGGCCATAATTAGTATCTTTCAAATTTTGAGTTAATTTTCTATAAGATTTTTACAAGATTATAGTTTTTTTTCTGAATATTCTTATTTACTTTTTAAGTAATCTAAATGCTGCTTCCGGTTGAAATAAAATTTGCTGAACCAGAAATCGCCTTTTACCTGCGGGCACCTTCCATTCAATTATATCACCCACTTTATACCCCAAAAGTGCTGTTCCTACCGGGGCAAGGACTGAAATTTTATTTTTTGAACTATCCGCATATTCCGGGTAGACGATTGTGTATTCAAACTCCCTATGAGTATTAAGATCTTTTACGACAACAGTCGAATTCATAGTAATCACATTTTCATCTATATTGTCATCATTAATCACCTCGGCACGTTCGAGCTCAATCAGCAATTCTTTCATATTATTCAAATCATTACTGTTTACTCCGATGGTTGCTCTGAAAAGACTTTTCAATTTTAATTTATCTTTTTCGGTTATATAAATTTTCTTTTTGTCATTTTAATTCCTATTTAAAAAATGGTAAATGTAATAGCGCGTTAGACTATAATTGAGCGCAATTTATTTATGGTCTCTTGATATATATCCTTTAAATGGTGACGCTGGTTGAATATTAATAAAAACATCCGGATCAATTTTATTTACTATCTCCAGTAACCTAATGTATCTGTTCCTATTAATTACAGTGAACACCATCAATATATCCCCAGTAACGCCTGCGCCTGGTAAAATGGTCGCACCGAAGTTAGCATCTCTTAAAGCATTTGCTATAAGTTGTCCTTTCCCTTTTGATAGTATACTGATCTGAATATAACTGAAGCCGAGTTTCTGATCCATGGTAACTCCCAAAAATGTTCCAAGTGCGAATCCACTGGCATAACCAATTAAGTTAAGCTCATGATCCATATGTTGAACAATATATCGCATCGCAAAAATCCATATCAGCACCTCAAAAAAACCTGTAATCGCGGCTATATATTTTCTTGATTGAATTACGAAGATTGACCTCAGAGTTCCAAGGGAAACATCAAATATTCTCAATAGTGCTATTACACCAGCACTAAGAATTAATTCTGGTAACACTCTTTAAATCTCCTTCTTTATCCGTTATTGTTATATCTTTAACTTTTATTTTTATTGAGCAGTGTAACCGCCATCTATTACCAATTCACTTCCTGTGACAAACTTAGATTCATCCGATACAAGGTAAATTACTCCATATGCGATATCTAATGGTTCGCCAATGTGTCCAATTGGGTGTAAGCTATCTAAGTGTTCTCTGAACCCAGTTTTTAGTTTCCCAAACTCTTCAACTAATGGTGTCCAAATAAAACCCGGATGTATAGAATTAATCCGGATGTTATCTTTTGCATAAATTATCGCATCATTTTTTGTCATTAATCTAACAGCACCTTTTGAAGCATGATAATGTGGTATGTCTCCAGCACCTATTAGTCCATAAATTGACGACATATTTACGATACTCCCACCATTGCCATTTTTTTTCATCTGAAGTACAGCATGCTTAGTGCAAAAGAAAACACCTTTTACGTTAATATTCATGACAGCATCCCATTCATCCTCGCTTAATTCGTGTGTCGGCTTATCAACACCTGATATTCCAGCATTGTTTACTGTGGAATCGAGATGTCCGAATTCATTTACTATTTCAGAATAAACCTTTTCAACTTCTTTTTCTTTCAATACATCAAGTTGCCAAAACTTCGCGACACCTCCAGAATCATTAATTATTTGAACCACTTCTTGACCCTCTTTTTCAAGAATATCAGTAACAGCAACTTTTGCACCTTCTTTCGCTAATAGAATATAACAGGACAAACAGATACGCACTGTGGTTCATTGTGGTAGCCCACACATTCAGAACATAGATTAGGATCTATAACAAATATTGTATCACCCCGTGAAATTGCTTCGTTCGGACATTCAGGTTCACAAGCATGACAATTAATACATTCTTCCATTATCGTATAAGCCATTTTTCATATCCTTTACTTTCTTTGTTTTGATACTTGATACGTCCTAAAATTTATACTATGCATTATAGATGATGCGACCGAATAAAATTCTTGATTCGATTGGTGCTTCCATTCGAATGTGATAATTCAAAAAGGAAGCCAATAATATTATTGTGGAATTGTGCTAAATACGATTT
This window encodes:
- a CDS encoding SDR family oxidoreductase, which gives rise to MRICLSCYILLAKEGAKVAVTDILEKEGQEVVQIINDSGGVAKFWQLDVLKEKEVEKVYSEIVNEFGHLDSTVNNAGISGVDKPTHELSEDEWDAVMNINVKGVFFCTKHAVLQMKKNGNGGSIVNMSSIYGLIGAGDIPHYHASKGAVRLMTKNDAIIYAKDNIRINSIHPGFIWTPLVEEFGKLKTGFREHLDSLHPIGHIGEPLDIAYGVIYLVSDESKFVTGSELVIDGGYTAQ
- a CDS encoding DUF2179 domain-containing protein gives rise to the protein MLPELILSAGVIALLRIFDVSLGTLRSIFVIQSRKYIAAITGFFEVLIWIFAMRYIVQHMDHELNLIGYASGFALGTFLGVTMDQKLGFSYIQISILSKGKGQLIANALRDANFGATILPGAGVTGDILMVFTVINRNRYIRLLEIVNKIDPDVFINIQPASPFKGYISRDHK
- a CDS encoding YfhL family 4Fe-4S dicluster ferredoxin; this encodes MAYTIMEECINCHACEPECPNEAISRGDTIFVIDPNLCSECVGYHNEPQCVSVCPVIFY